Proteins from one Hyperolius riggenbachi isolate aHypRig1 chromosome 4, aHypRig1.pri, whole genome shotgun sequence genomic window:
- the MRPL44 gene encoding large ribosomal subunit protein mL44 isoform X2, with protein sequence MYQQPHFDYHAEILAFSKRLNETFSSELLKTAFVNHSYVVEEERRRHDLGVDQETAALNLQDNHELAKHGLDFTISYLTDTIRQSFPNLPAAGVRAVVEYLSSLQVVCHVAKNLGVDDLTLTSECPLSPETLQRTFYGIIGALLQSSGAEKAGTFLQDFLITQMIGKDLFDLWPVMDPMSLLVEELSRRNVPLPEPRLTRQSGASTVLPVYFVGLYCEKQLIAEAPGETVIVAEEEAARVALRKMFGFAENRRPWDYSTSKPGTGDKTALNSGC encoded by the exons at GTACCAGCAACCACACTTTGACTATCATGCAGAGATTTTGGCTTTTTCCAAACGTCTCAacgagaccttctcctctgagctaCTAAAAACTGCATTTGTCAACCATTCCTATGTAGTAGAAGAAGAGCGCCGCCGTCATGATTTAGGGGTAGACCAAGAAACGGCAGCCTTGAATCTACAAGACAACCATGAACTTGCTAAACATGGCCTGGATTTCACCATTTCTTACCTTACTGATACAATACGGCAGTCCTTCCCTAATCTGCCTGCTGCTGGAGTCAGAGCTGTAGTCGAGTACCTAAGTAGCCTACAAGTTGTGTGTCATGTAGCTAAAAATCTTGGGGTTGATGATCTGACACTGACCTCCGAGTGTCCTTTGTCTCCTGAAACTCTACAGAGAACCTTTTATGGAATCATTGGAGCTCTCCTGCAAAGCTCTGGTGCTGAAAAGGCTGGTACATTTCTCCAG GATTTCCTCATTACTCAGATGATTGGTAAGGATTTGTTTGATCTGTGGCCTGTCATGGATCCCATGTCGCTATTGGTTGAGGAGCTTTCTCGGAGAAATGTTCCCCTCCCTGAACCCCGCCTCACAAGGCAATCCGGAGCCAGCACAGTGCTgcctgtgtattttgtgggtcttTACTG TGAAAAGCAGCTGATTGCAGAAGCACCTGGAGAGACGGTTATTGTTGCAGAAGAGGAGGCAGCGCGGGTGGCATTGAGGAAGATGTTTGGCTTTGCAGAGAACAGGCGTCCATGGGATTACTCTACTAGCAAGCCGGGAACTGGGGATAAAACCGCACTGAACTCTGGCTGTTAA
- the MRPL44 gene encoding large ribosomal subunit protein mL44 isoform X1 gives MSSVLLGVRCAAVAGARYSQVRGVKRWLRPYLLMLERKKKLEEPPKPVPRYQQPHFDYHAEILAFSKRLNETFSSELLKTAFVNHSYVVEEERRRHDLGVDQETAALNLQDNHELAKHGLDFTISYLTDTIRQSFPNLPAAGVRAVVEYLSSLQVVCHVAKNLGVDDLTLTSECPLSPETLQRTFYGIIGALLQSSGAEKAGTFLQDFLITQMIGKDLFDLWPVMDPMSLLVEELSRRNVPLPEPRLTRQSGASTVLPVYFVGLYCEKQLIAEAPGETVIVAEEEAARVALRKMFGFAENRRPWDYSTSKPGTGDKTALNSGC, from the exons ATGTCCTCCGTACTGCTCGGTGTTCGCTGTGCGGCGGTGGCGGGAGCCCGGTACAGCCAGGTGCGTGGGGTGAAGCGCTGGCTCCGCCCCTATCTCCTCATgctggagaggaagaagaagctgGAGGAACCCCCAAAGCCAGTGCCCAG GTACCAGCAACCACACTTTGACTATCATGCAGAGATTTTGGCTTTTTCCAAACGTCTCAacgagaccttctcctctgagctaCTAAAAACTGCATTTGTCAACCATTCCTATGTAGTAGAAGAAGAGCGCCGCCGTCATGATTTAGGGGTAGACCAAGAAACGGCAGCCTTGAATCTACAAGACAACCATGAACTTGCTAAACATGGCCTGGATTTCACCATTTCTTACCTTACTGATACAATACGGCAGTCCTTCCCTAATCTGCCTGCTGCTGGAGTCAGAGCTGTAGTCGAGTACCTAAGTAGCCTACAAGTTGTGTGTCATGTAGCTAAAAATCTTGGGGTTGATGATCTGACACTGACCTCCGAGTGTCCTTTGTCTCCTGAAACTCTACAGAGAACCTTTTATGGAATCATTGGAGCTCTCCTGCAAAGCTCTGGTGCTGAAAAGGCTGGTACATTTCTCCAG GATTTCCTCATTACTCAGATGATTGGTAAGGATTTGTTTGATCTGTGGCCTGTCATGGATCCCATGTCGCTATTGGTTGAGGAGCTTTCTCGGAGAAATGTTCCCCTCCCTGAACCCCGCCTCACAAGGCAATCCGGAGCCAGCACAGTGCTgcctgtgtattttgtgggtcttTACTG TGAAAAGCAGCTGATTGCAGAAGCACCTGGAGAGACGGTTATTGTTGCAGAAGAGGAGGCAGCGCGGGTGGCATTGAGGAAGATGTTTGGCTTTGCAGAGAACAGGCGTCCATGGGATTACTCTACTAGCAAGCCGGGAACTGGGGATAAAACCGCACTGAACTCTGGCTGTTAA